AATACATAACTAATACCTCTTAATAAGAATAGATAACTAGTAAATCCACTTGCAGAAGAGAATAACGCAATGTATCCAGCTGTAGCTGAAACTTTCTTATAATCAGTTTCAATTAAAGCTAATACTGGAAGAATAATCATTCCTCCTCCAACTCCCAATAGACCTCCTAAAAACCCCGCTATTGCTCCTACTATTACACCTAGAGAATATCCTTTAACACCAGCAAACTTATTTGATTCCTCCTTAGCTTTTCCTCTTATTAGATTATATAAAGTATATGCTAAAAAAGCCACAAAGATCCATAATAGTATTTTCCTAGGCGTATGAATACCTATATATGCGCCTAATGGCGCCATAGCTACGGCTGGTATTAGAAATATAGTTCCTAACTTCCAAAGTACTCTTTGTCTCTTTGCATTATTAGTTGTAGCTGAAGATAATGAAAAAACATTCAATAGAAGTCCGGCTGCTGCAGCTATAGAGAATGGAATTCCTAAGGAATAGTAAATTGGTATTAATGTATTAGCTGCACCAACTCCTGCTACAGCAAATAAAGCTGAAATAATCCATGTTAGAAGGAATATTATTATGGAAAAGAAAAAATTCATTTCCTTCTACCTCTTTCAATTTCATAGCAACGAGGACAAAGCTTTTTTCCATTAAAAATTTTGATGTAATTTTCGTATGTAGGTTCACCACAATCATCGCATTTAATCCTTAACATAGTCTTCTTCTCAGGAGAAAATTCGAAATTCTTTACAAATTCGTAAGTAAATAATTCCTCAAAATCTTTAGATAATACATATCCTATTACTTCATCTGCTACTTCTCTAGGAACTTGTGAAGCAGGAATACCAGATTTTCTATATTTAAAGAATTCAAACGTACTGCATGAATCTAATATCTCTGGTTTAGGTTTTACTCTTACAGCGCCTTTTCCAGGTTTATAAAGTACTATAGCAATTTTACCATATTGTAAACGTTTGTAATTCCCTTTACCATATGTACATCCAGTAGCTATTTGAACTCCGTCATCAAAACAGCCTTGATGATGTTCATCTCCGGTTTCAGAAAAAACAAACGTATTAGTATCTTTCTCTTTTTCAACTCCTAATAGTTGCATTGCATACATTCCTGCTAAATAACCTAAGGGCATTGCAGGACATCTATGTCCGTGAAATTCAAATGCCCATTCGGGTATTTCATGGTTTTTCTTATTCATTTTTATCATAATTATTGACTGACTAGTCAATTAATAAATTTATCTTAGAAAAAGTTTAAAGTGAGTATTAAGTAACAAATTTTATAATGACAAAAATATCAGTCATAGTTACAGCTTATAATAGAGAAAAATATCTTTCTGACGCTTTAAATTCCATTAAAATACAAACAATAGACAAAGATAAAATAGAAGTAATTCTAGTAAAAAATTTTCCGTTTATTTTTGATTTGGATAATTTAATAGCTATAGAGGATAACTCAGAATATGTGGGAGAAAAAATATATAAAGGATTAATAAATTCTAGCGGAGATATAATATGCTTTCTAGACGATGATGATACTTATGACAAAGAAAAGCTTGAAAGAGTATATGAATTATTTAATTTCTTTGATCCAATTTACTATCATAATAATTTTAAGACTATAGATAAAGACAAAAATCCTATAGAAATAGAAAGTGATTATCTAAAAATTCCTCCATATGGTAAATTCAATTTAAACCAAACTACACTTATTGTTGATGAAATAATTACGAAGAAGATTAAATATTATCTCAAAAATAATGCGAATTTCAATTCCAGCTCTATATGCATAAAGAGGGAAGTCTTAGAAAACTACATCGATATCTTAAGGAAGATAAAAGTGTTAATAGATTCATTTTTATTTTATATAGCAATGCTTTCACCAGGGAAAATAGTTTTAGATCCTCTAAAGTTAACTAGTTATAGAATTCATTCAATACAAACAAGTTCTGGATCTCTACAAGATTTAGAAACTTATAGGAATTCTTTTATCAAACTACTAGAAAAGGTTATTCATGACATAGAGGTTATAAATAGTTTGTACATGGAAAAATCTATAAACATTAATTTAAATGATGTAATACTGTATAAATTACTTTATGGTATTTTTAGCAATACAAAAGTTGAAACACAATTAAGATTTGATAAAAATCTTATATTATATTATTTGCTATATTTATCTCCTAAATTTTTTAAAGATATATTTATAAATCAACAGTTTAAGAAAAATGTAAAGGAACGCAAGTAAAGAACTATTTTATATTTCATTACCTTTTTATCTAAGGACAAATTTGTATAATAGAACTACATAGATCATAAATAGAGAAATTAATTGATAGCCCAATCTAAATCCGTAATTTATTATCTTAATCAGTAAAACTATATAAAATAATTAATATCTAAGTGTGAAAATTCATGTATTAGATAATTTTTCAATTACTACATGACATTTATTAGCTCGCTTTATAATAAAACTTTAAAAAAGAATATCGAATATTAATTTAAATAAATAGGAAAAAATTATAATATCTTATGTTCATATAATACTTTCGGAGTCATTGGAGTTACTTTCCAAGTTATGTTAAATTGTTTTGCTGTATTCATTAATGTGTCCATACTATCAACATCCCATTCACAAACTGCAGTTTTAGCTTCTTCTGATACGCTTACTTTATCTAATTTCATACCTTTTGGTAATTTCTTTTCTTTTGCCATAGATACTACTTGGTTTATTAATTTCATTGCATCATCTTTTTGATTGTCTTCCCATTGATGTACGACTAATACTTTCATAAGAATAAATAGTAAAATCATGTATTAATTCTTATTGGTAACAGATATTCACTGTTGTATATTAAAAAGTGGTTTAACTAAAGATTATATAAAAAATATAAGTATCTTTAAGGTAAGATTTTATTTTTTCTTTTTTATTACAATCTGTTCTTTAATAAAACTCTTTTTAATGCTGAAAAAATTTTAGGTTTAATACCCAATGTAAGTCCAAGTATTCCTCCTAGCCAATGCTCAAAAAACACGTGAACAAAAAGTCCTCCAGGAAAGATTAGACCGGGTGCAGTAGCAATAGCCATGAAATTAACTTTTCCATCAATTATAAATTGAATTTCTAAAATCATAGGATTAATCATTACAATAGCTGAAAATATGGCTAATATTCTTAAAATTAAAGAATAAACAGATGTCTTATTTAAGAATAACGTAAAATTAGGATAAATTCCTATTATAGTTAATAGTAAACCGTTAAATAAAAATGCAAATATCATTGTAGAGAAAGGTAATGGTAATAATGGCTTTACTTTAGCTAACATCATCATATACTTTATCTCTGCACCGCTTGACATTGCAAGTGAAATCCCAGAGTATATAAGTAATACTCCAACTATTAACAATATTATTCTAAA
This genomic window from Acidianus manzaensis contains:
- a CDS encoding sulfite exporter TauE/SafE family protein — protein: MNFFFSIIIFLLTWIISALFAVAGVGAANTLIPIYYSLGIPFSIAAAAGLLLNVFSLSSATTNNAKRQRVLWKLGTIFLIPAVAMAPLGAYIGIHTPRKILLWIFVAFLAYTLYNLIRGKAKEESNKFAGVKGYSLGVIVGAIAGFLGGLLGVGGGMIILPVLALIETDYKKVSATAGYIALFSSASGFTSYLFLLRGISYVLWIIISIGGILGGFTGSYLMNKMKTVYVKDTIIIIIAFVMLKVLVSLI
- a CDS encoding FmdE family protein; the encoded protein is MIKMNKKNHEIPEWAFEFHGHRCPAMPLGYLAGMYAMQLLGVEKEKDTNTFVFSETGDEHHQGCFDDGVQIATGCTYGKGNYKRLQYGKIAIVLYKPGKGAVRVKPKPEILDSCSTFEFFKYRKSGIPASQVPREVADEVIGYVLSKDFEELFTYEFVKNFEFSPEKKTMLRIKCDDCGEPTYENYIKIFNGKKLCPRCYEIERGRRK
- a CDS encoding glycosyltransferase, producing the protein MTKISVIVTAYNREKYLSDALNSIKIQTIDKDKIEVILVKNFPFIFDLDNLIAIEDNSEYVGEKIYKGLINSSGDIICFLDDDDTYDKEKLERVYELFNFFDPIYYHNNFKTIDKDKNPIEIESDYLKIPPYGKFNLNQTTLIVDEIITKKIKYYLKNNANFNSSSICIKREVLENYIDILRKIKVLIDSFLFYIAMLSPGKIVLDPLKLTSYRIHSIQTSSGSLQDLETYRNSFIKLLEKVIHDIEVINSLYMEKSININLNDVILYKLLYGIFSNTKVETQLRFDKNLILYYLLYLSPKFFKDIFINQQFKKNVKERK